In a genomic window of Enterobacter asburiae:
- a CDS encoding putative DNA-binding transcriptional regulator has translation MIKERMTPEELALLTGYSRQTINKWVRKEGWITSPKPGVQGGKARLVHVNEKVRDFIRSARRATETSAMPDGISTDGSLHTLLLTLANEMTPEEQKQMTSLLLREGITGLLQRLGIRDQN, from the coding sequence ATGATCAAGGAACGAATGACGCCGGAAGAGTTAGCCCTCCTCACTGGCTATAGCCGACAGACCATCAATAAATGGGTACGTAAAGAGGGTTGGATAACGTCACCTAAGCCCGGCGTCCAGGGGGGTAAAGCGCGACTGGTGCATGTGAACGAAAAAGTGCGTGACTTTATCCGGAGCGCACGCAGGGCAACGGAAACATCCGCTATGCCTGACGGCATCAGCACTGACGGTTCGCTTCATACCCTACTCCTGACGCTGGCCAATGAAATGACGCCGGAAGAGCAGAAGCAGATGACATCGCTGCTATTGCGGGAAGGGATTACCGGTTTGTTGCAACGTTTAGGGATTCGCGACCAGAATTAA